From Scomber scombrus chromosome 21, fScoSco1.1, whole genome shotgun sequence, one genomic window encodes:
- the l3mbtl2 gene encoding lethal(3)malignant brain tumor-like protein 2 — MPYHCVAYGCGKTAEDGVTLFKFPKDPEEFHKWEKQVQRTRSKWLATPNSHLCSEHFGKEYFEPKAPTGALKLRLGAAPTVFVRPHCSSCNGAGCSKCLPAIQRRGIAAEPRERKVTADYNEMAPLQSDDMDAGGEDEHRPGGGVKPRGNPPEERVVCEMCGTAGTSSTFFSKTKRFCSTSCSRSYSSNSKKSSILARLQGRPPKKGTVVNKVQKAPPAPVLLDASAVGFEWGEYLDKETSLAASVSCFRHVPLCAQWDDIAVGMKVEVLNTNAVLPSKVYWIATVIQVAGYKALLRYEGFEHDSSRDFWCSLVSGELHPIGWCAMTSKLLVPPQDVNQNIPDWKEYLMKKLLGAYTIPVDLYMKLAESMKHSFRVGMRVEVVDPKYVSRTRVALIDTIIGGRLRLVYLDQSDSPENIISDFWCHMSSPLVHPIGWSNKVGHDIKAPVSSAEAAASGFKGNSDSTFLLFKKPRIVYMQGDFFEEGMKLEAIDPLNMGAICVATVHKVLLDGYLMVGIDGTISNSGSDWFCYHASSHAILPINYCKKNKIPLTVPQGYDSKTFSWDKYLKETKVKPAPAHLFNTDYPGHGFSANLKLEAVDLMEPRLVCVATVKRCVGRLLLIHFDGWEDEFDQWVDHQSPDIYPIGWCELTGYQLQPPPGLADAAENQTARNKTSKPFSYGKKKKRNSKKRLSHDLNKDDDDGQHPGVTSDSPPQSVGLRPQAELPPIQPKSEPEEQEIFAVQVKVEEVEMEMGIPNGPPDNPQQVSLSKVKQEKVGKEGSRGDGRHEMSKSKTKQNTTERMET; from the exons ATGCCGTACCACTGTGTGGCTTATGGATGTGGCAAAACTGCTGAAGATGGTGTGACGCTGTTCAAATTCCCCAAAGACCCCGAGGAGTTTCACAAATGGGAGAAGCAGGTCCAGCGCACCCGCAGCAAGTGGCTCGCCACACCCAACTCTCACCTCTGCAGCGAGCACTTTGGCAAGGAGTACTTTGAGCCCAAGGCACCCACGGGGGCTCTGAAGCTGAGGCTGGGAGCTGCTCCCACAGTGTTCGTCCgtcctcactgctcctcctgCAACGGAGCTGGTTGTAGTAAGTGCCTGCCTGCTATCCAACGACGGGGCATTGCGGCTGAGCCAAGAGAGCGTAAAGTTACT GCAGATTACAATGAAATGGCGCCCTTACAGTCTGATGACATGGATGCAGGTGGTGAGGATGAACATCGCCCAGGAGGAGGGGTGAAGCCACGGGGAAACCCCCCAGAAGAACGAG tggtGTGTGAGATGTGTGGCACCGCCGGCACTAGTAGCACATTCTTTTCGAAGACCAAGCGTTTCTGCAGTACATCCTGCTCCCGCTCCTATTCATCCAACTCCAAGAAGTCCTCCATACTGGCACGTCTTCAG GGAAGGCCGCCAAAAAAAGGCACAGTGGTGAACAAGGTGCAGAAAGCCCCTCCGGCTCCTGTATTACTGGATG CATCTGCTGTGGGTTTTGAGTGGGGCGAGTACTTGGATAAAGAAACATCTCTGGCTGCTTCCGTCTCCTGCTTCAGACAC GTTCCTCTGTGTGCTCAGTGGGACGACATCGCTGTAGGAATGAAGGTGGAGGTCCTGAACACTAACGCTGTCCTGCCCAGTAAAGTTTACTGGATCGCTACTGTCATCCAGGTAGCAG GTTACAAAGCCCTGCTGAGGTACGAAGGCTTCGAGCACGACAGCAGCCGCGATTTCTGGTGCAGCCTCGTTTCAGGAGAGCTGCACCCGATCGGATGGTGCGCCATGACCAGCAAGCTGCTGGTGCCTCCACAAG ATGTGAATCAGAACATCCCAGACTGGAAAGAGTATCTGATGAAAAAGTTGCTGGGCGCCTACACAATACCCGTTGACTTGTACATGAAG CTGGCAGAGAGCATGAAACACTCATTCAGAGTCGGCATGCGCGTTGAGGTGGTGGACCCCAAATACGTCAGCCGGACCCGCGTGGCCCTCATAGACACAATCATCGGCGGCCGTCTGCGTCTGGTGTATCTAGACCAAAGCGACTCCCCTGAGAATATCATCTCTGATTTCTGGTGCCACATGTCGAGTCCCCTCGTGCACCCGATTGGCTGGTCCAACAAAGTGGGTCATGACATTAAAGCACCTG TGAGCAGTGCGGAAGCTGCTGCCAGTGGTTTTAAGGGTAACAGTGACAGCACATTCCTGCTCTTTAAAAAG CCCAGGATCGTCTACATGCAGGGAGATTTCTTTGAGGAAGGAATGAAGCTGGAGGCCATCGACCCTCTAAACATGGGGGCCATCTGTGTGGCCACTGTGCACAAG GTGCTGTTGGATGGCTACCTGATGGTTGGTATCGATGGCACCATATCAAACAGCGGCTCTGACTGGTTTTGTTACCACGCATCCTCTCACGCCATCCTTCCTATAAATTACTGTAAGAAGAACAAAATCCCTCTCACCGTGCCTCAAG GTTATGACTCCAAGACCTTCTCCTGGGACAAATACCTGAAGGAGACCAAAGTTAAACCTGCACCGGCACACCTGTTCAACACT GACTACCCAGGTCATGGTTTCTCTGCTAACTTGAAGCTGGAGGCAGTGGACCTCATGGAGCCGCGCCTGGTGTGCGTGGCCACCGTGAAACGCTGCGTGGGTCGACTGCTGCTTATCCACTTCGACGGCTGGGAGGACGAGTTCGACCAGTGGGTCGACCACCAGTCTCCGGACATCTACCCCATCGGCTGGTGCGAGCTCACAGGCTACCAGCTCCAGCCGCCCCCTGGACTCG CTGATGCAGCCGAAAACCAAACGGCTCGGAACAAGACCTCCAAGCCGTTTAGTTACGGGAAAAAGA AAAAAAGGAATTCAAAGAAGAGACTCTCTCATGACCTAaacaaagatgatgatgatggtcaGCATCCTGGGGTCACTAGTGACAGTCCTCCACAGTCGGTAGGCCTCAGGCCCCAAGCAGAGCTGCCCCCCATCCAGCCCAAAAGTGAGCCAGAGGAACAGGAGA TCTTTGCGGTGCAGGTTAAAGTGGAGGAGGTAGAGATGGAAATGGGGATCCCCAACGGTCCTCCAGATAACCCTCAACAAGTCTCTCTGAGTAAGGTCAAACAAGAGAAAGTGGGGAAGGAGGGAAGCAGAGGAGATGGCAGGCATGAAATGTCGAAGAGCAAAACTAAGCAGAACACGACTGAAAGAATGGAGACATGA
- the chadlb gene encoding chondroadherin-like b, translating into MYSQLCPDTLWVRLLSLLLFCIPAAHAAKCPQQCVCDQIQLTVTCVNRNLTQVPPTVDEITVKLDLRGNDIQELSTRAFKHTPYLTHLSMQRCNIRRVKEGAFRGLGRLVFLNLANNNIEILYQESFDGLSSLKQLMIDRNRVEEIQPGAFSQLGFLNLLSLTHNQLVYIPNMAFQGLQNIKWLRLSHNSLNYLDIEAFAGLFTLTRISLDHNELQFFPTETMTRLPEVTRLDLSYNPMTYLGEDAVTMSKLTHLFLDHMSLQDLSNTAVSKSPSLAHLDISHNQLRVIQPFSEGSPKLARLNLGGNPIYCNCYLRPLREWSIRSKVKLIGTCGGPAHLSGENLDAVYPQELRCQSQEAMLKAEFEEATRITPPPTEEPANKVKCPANCACEAETHHSSCENRGHTKVPRGFSSNTRLLDLRGNNFHYIPSNSFPGVAQVVSLHLQRCKIVEVEGGAFSGMKGLIYLYLSENDLTSLSPDAFKGLPQLTYLHLEKNRFTTFPKGAFKLLPGLLALHLENNSITKLESDILRGVEGLRALYLTGNAIDHISSRSLDQASDLDTLHLGGNKLKDVPTEAISKAGNLRDLRLSANPIRWVGPHAFRALDRSLKELYLDNMGLEKMSQNSLVGLGPGLRSLFLEGNQLEEVPDFHPLSSLEVINLANNPLMCDCPLLPLRMWIEKVNLKVRATCANPPELRGRKVKDVHVFKACPGGESLPFPPTVTPKPAKAPKATKPKPMHLNAYRQVKMLKARSKLRRGPNTKPAAAKRTTNRRSMP; encoded by the exons ATGTACTCCCAGCTCTGTCCGGACACCCTGTGGGTCCGGCTGCTCAGCCTGCTGCTCTTCTGCATCCCGGCAGCACACGCAGCAAAATGTCCACAGCAGTGCGTCTGTGATCAGATCCAGCTCACCGTGACCTGCGTCAACAGGAACCTGACCCAAGTCCCTCCTACAGTGGACGAG ATCACAGTGAAATTGGATCTTCGAGGAAATGACATCCAGGAACTCTCAACCAGGGCTTTCAAGCACACTCCCTACCTGACTCACCTGTCGATGCAGCGCTGCAACATCCGCAGGGTGAAAGAGGGGGCTTTCCGCGGTCTCGGCCGTCTGGTCTTCCTCAACCTGGCCAACAACAACATTGAGATTCTCTACCAG GAGTCCTTTGACGGTCTGTCCTCGCTGAAGCAGCTCATGATCGACCGTAACCGCGTGGAAGAGATCCAGCCTGGAGCTTTCTCGCAGCTCGGCTTCCTCAACCTGCTCTCCCTTACACACAACCAGCTAGTCTACATCCCTAACATGGCCTTCCAG GGCTTGCAGAACATCAAGTGGCTTCGTCTCAGCCACAACTCTCTAAACTATCTGGACATTGAGGCATTCGCTGGTCTGTTCACGCTCACTCGTATAAGTCTGGACCACAACGAGTTGCAGTTTTTCCCCACTGAGACCATGACCAG ACTGCCAGAGGTGACACGTCTGGATCTGAGCTACAACCCCATGACTTACCTAGGGGAGGATGCAGTGACCATGTCCAAGCTGACCCACCTCTTCCTGGACCACATGTCCCTGCAGGACTTGTCCAACACAGCTGTATCAAAATCGCCCAGCCTAGCACACCTGGACATCAGCCACAACCAGCTGCGTGTCATCCAACCCTTTTCTGAAGGCTCCCCCAAGCTGGCACGCCTAAACCTGGGTGGGAACCCCATCTACTGCAACTGCTACCTGCGTCCTCTCAG GGAGTGGTCCATCCGTAGCAAGGTGAAGCTGATCGGTACGTGTGGAGGCCCGGCTCATCTCTCTGGAGAGAACCTGGACGCTGTCTACCCTCAAGAGCTGCGATGTCAGAGCCAGGAGGCCATGCTGAAGGCTGAGTTCGAGGAGGCAACCAGGATCACGCCACCACCCACTGAAGAGCCTGCGAACAAGGTCAAGTGTCCTGCTAACTGTGCCTGCGAG GCGGAGACACACCATTCCTCGTGTGAGAACCGTGGTCACACCAAGGTACCTCGGGGTTTCTCTTCCAACACGCGACTCCTCGACCTGCGTGGCAACAACTTCCACTACATCCCTAGCAACAGCTTCCCCGGCGTCGCCCAGGTCGTGTCCCTGCACCTGCAGCGCTGCAAGATCGTGGAGGTGGAGGGCGGAGCTTTCAGTGGGATGAAGGGACTGATCTACCTGTACCTGTCGGAGAATGACCTTACTTCCCTCAGCCCTGATGCATTCAAAG GACTCCCTCAGCTGACTTACCTCCACCTTGAGAAGAACCGCTTCACCACCTTCCCAAAAGGAGCCTTCAAGCTGCTGCCGGGCCTGTTGGCGCTTCATTTGGAGAACAACTCTATCACTAAGCTGGAGTCGGACATCTTGAGAGGAGTTGAGGGTCTCAGAGCCCTCTATCTCACCGGGAATGCCATTGATCACATATCATCCAGGTCTCTGGACCAGGCCAGTGACCTCGATACGCTCCATCTGGGAGGAAACAAGCTGAAGGATGTGCCCACCGAAGCGATTAGCAAGGCTGGGAACCTCAGAGACCTGAGGCTGTCTGCGAATCCAATTCGTTGGGTGGGTCCACATGCTTTTCGAGCTTTGGACAGATCACTGAAGGAACTGTATCTGGATAACATGGGACTGGAGAAG ATGTCACAGAACTCCCTGGTTGGCCTGGGTCCAGGGTTGAGGAGTCTCTTTCTGGAGGGCAACCAGCTGGAGGAGGTACCCGACTTTCACCCGCTCTCCTCTTTGGAGGTAATCAACCTGGCCAACAACCCTCTGATGTGTGACTGCCCTCTGCTGCCTCTCCGCAT GTGGATTGAGAAAGTCAACCTGAAGGTACGAGCCACCTGTGCCAACCCGCCTGAGCTGAGGGGTCGCAAAGTAAAAGACGTACACGTTTTCAAGGCCTGTCCCGGAGGAGAGAGCCTCCCCTTTCCCCCTACTGTCACCCCGAAGCCCGCCAAGGCACCCAAGGCAACAAAACCCAAACCAATGCACCTCAACGCCTATCGGCAGGTCAAAATGCTCAAAGCCAGATCAAAACTTCGCAGGGGTCCAAACACGAAACCGGCAGCCGCCAAAAGAACCACCAACAGACGCAGCATGCCATGA